The proteins below come from a single Triticum aestivum cultivar Chinese Spring chromosome 5D, IWGSC CS RefSeq v2.1, whole genome shotgun sequence genomic window:
- the LOC123120158 gene encoding B3 domain-containing protein Os11g0156000, whose product MAMHPLSQGHPQAWPWGVAMYTNLHYHHQYEREHLFEKPLTPSDVGKLNRLVIPKQHAERYFPLNGGDSPGEKDLLLSFEDEAGKPWRFRYSYWTSSQSYVLTKGWSRYVKEKQLDAGDIVHFERVRGLGTGDRLFIGCRRRGESAPPPPVRVPPPALNAGEHQPWSPMCYSTSGSYPSSPANSYAYRRSVEQDHSDMLHAGESQREADAKSSTASAPPSRRLRLFGVNLDCGPEPEAEAITPMYGYTHQSPYAAVATVPSYWGSS is encoded by the exons ATGGCCATGCACCCTCTCTCTCAGGGGCACCCACAGGCCTGGCCATGGGGGGTAGCCATGTACACGAACCTACACTACCACCACCAGTACGAGAGGGAGCACCTGTTCGAGAAACCCTTGACGCCCAGTGATGTGGGCAAGCTCAACAGGCTGGTGATTCCCAAGCAGCACGCGGAGAGGTACTTCCCCCTGAACGGCGGCGACTCCCCCGGCGAGAAGGACCTGCTCCTGTCTTTCGAGGATGAGGCCGGCAAGCCGTGGCGGTTCCGGTACTCGTACTGGACGAGCAGCCAGAGCTACGTGCTCACCAAGGGCTGGAGCAGGTACGTCAAGGAGAAGCAGCTCGACGCCGGAGACATCGTGCACTTCGAGAGGGTGCGCGGCCTTGGCACAGGCGACCGGCTCTTCATCGGCTGCAGGCGTCGTGGCGAGAGCGCGCCGCCACCACCTGTACGTGTACCTCCGCCCGCTCTGAACGCCGGGGAGCACCAGCCTTGGAGCCCAATGTGTTACAGCACGTCAGGATCATACCCTAGCAGCCCTGCCAATTCCTACGCCTATCGCCGCTCAGTGGAGCAAGATCACAGCGACATGCTGCATGCAG GCGAGTCGCAGAGAGAGGCGGACGCCAAGAGCAGCACGGCATCGGCGCCGCCGTCGAGACGTCTCCGGCTGTTCGGCGTCAACCTCGACTGCGGTCCGGAGCCAGAGGCAGAGGCAATAACGCCAATGTACGGCTACACCCACCAGAGCCCCTACGCTGCAGTGGCCACGGTGCCAAGTTACTG GGGCAGTTCATAA